In a genomic window of Glycine max cultivar Williams 82 chromosome 13, Glycine_max_v4.0, whole genome shotgun sequence:
- the LOC100814004 gene encoding beta-glucosidase 18 isoform X3, protein MSAITNHWNKMKMLQRQLRAVLILFCCVQFHVQSCDEIEDVISRSQFPEGFLFGTGTSSYQIEGAYFEDGKGLSNWDAFSHTPGKIKKDENGDIADDHYHRYLEDIELMSSLGVNVYRFSISWARILPRGIYGDINPSGIMFYNKIIDNLLLRGIEPFVTIHHYDLPQELEERYGGWISPLIQSDFVHFAEICFKSFGDRVKYWTTINEPNLFADFGYMEGTYAPGHCSPPFGNCNTGNSDVEPLIVMHNMLLSHAKAVELYRKHFQAKQGGTIGIVAFSFMYDPLRDEECDRQAVSRGLAFDIAWVLDPLVFGEYPPEMRSILGSKMPVFSPVEKSLIKGSLDFIGINHYGTLYAKDCSLSTCSLGADHPIAGFLERTATRDGIPIGDPTGVPDFFVVPRGMEKLVEYIKIRYRNMPMYITENGYSQPPKPDVTIHDLLQDFKRIDYHKAYLAALLRSIRKGADVRGYMIWSLLDNFEWTSGYDIRFGLYYVDRGTLERIPKLSVQWFSSFLNNSSHPNITEHLSKQHIESKDTFF, encoded by the exons ATGTCTGCCATCACTAATCATTggaacaaaatgaaaatgctGCAGAGGCAGCTAAGAGCTGTATTGATACTGTTTTGCTGTGTTCAATTTCATGTCCAAAGTTGTGATGAAATTGAAGATGTAATCAGCAGATCTCAATTTCCAGAAGGGTTCCTTTTCGGAACAGGCACTTCCTCTTACCAG ATTGAAGGAGCGTATTTTGAAGATGGAAAGGGTTTAAGCAATTGGGATGCTTTTAGTCATACACCAG gaaagataaaaaaggatgAAAATGGTGACATTGCAGATGATCATTATCATCGCTATTTG GAAGACATTGAGTTGATGTCGTCTCTTGGGGTAAATGTATATCGATTTTCTATCTCATGGGCGAGGATTCTACCaa GAGGGATATATGGGGACATAAATCCAAGTGGGATAATGTTCTACAACAAGATTATAGACAATCTGCTGCTTAGAG GGATTGAGCCATTTGTGACAATTCATCATTATGACTTGCCACAAGAACTGGAAGAAAGATATGGTGGTTGGATTAGTCCCCTGATACA GAGTGATTTTGTCCATTTTGCTGAAATTTGTTTCAAGAGCTTTGGAGACAGGGTAAAGTACTGGACTACCATCAATGAACCAAACCTGTTTGCAGATTTTGGCTATATGGAAGGAACATATGCCCCTGGTCACTGTTCCCCACCTTTTGGAAATTGTAATACCGGGAACTCTGATGTtgagcctctcattgtcatgcaCAATATGTTACTGTCACATGCCAAGGCTGTTGAATTATACCGCAAGCACTTTCAG GCAAAGCAAGGGGGAACCATTGGCATTGTTGCATTTTCCTTCATGTATGACCCACTTAGAGATGAAGAATGTGATAGGCAAGCAGtgagtaggggcttggcttttGACATAGCCTG GGTCTTAGATCCCTTAGTTTTTGGTGAATACCCACCCGAGATGCGCTCTATCCTTGGGAGTAAGATGCCAGTGTTCTCTCCTGTGGAGAAGAGTCTCATAAAAGGAAGCCTAGACTTCATTGGCATCAATCACTATGGAACTCTCTATGCCAAGGACTGCTCCCTCTCTACTTGTTCTCTTGGAGCAGATCATCCAATAGCAGGTTTTCTAGAAAGAACTGCAACAAGAGATGGCATTCCAATTGGTGATCCG ACAGGAGTACCAGATTTCTTTGTGGTTCCAAGGGGTATGGAGAAGCTTGTAGAGTACATTAAAATAAGATATCGTAATATGCCCATGTATATTACAGAAAATG GATATTCTCAACCGCCTAAGCCGGATGTGACAATACATGATTTACTACAAGATTTCAAACGAATAGATTATCATAAAGCCTACCTTGCAGCTCTGCTCAGATCCATAAG GAAAGGTGCGGATGTAAGAGGATATATGATATGGTCATTGTTGGACAACTTTGAATGGACAAGTGGCTATGACATAAGATTTGGGCTATATTATGTGGACAGAGGCACTCTTGAACGAATTCCTAAACTTTCTGTTCAATGGTTTTCTAGTTTCCTCAACAACAGTAGCCACCCCAACATAACAGAACACTTGAGCAAGCAACATATTGAAAGCAAAGAT acatttttctaa
- the LOC100814004 gene encoding beta-glucosidase 18 isoform X2: MSAITNHWNKMKMLQRQLRAVLILFCCVQFHVQSCDEIEDVISRSQFPEGFLFGTGTSSYQIEGAYFEDGKGLSNWDAFSHTPGKIKKDENGDIADDHYHRYLEDIELMSSLGVNVYRFSISWARILPRGIYGDINPSGIMFYNKIIDNLLLRGIEPFVTIHHYDLPQELEERYGGWISPLIQSDFVHFAEICFKSFGDRVKYWTTINEPNLFADFGYMEGTYAPGHCSPPFGNCNTGNSDVEPLIVMHNMLLSHAKAVELYRKHFQAKQGGTIGIVAFSFMYDPLRDEECDRQAVSRGLAFDIAWVLDPLVFGEYPPEMRSILGSKMPVFSPVEKSLIKGSLDFIGINHYGTLYAKDCSLSTCSLGADHPIAGFLERTATRDGIPIGDPTGVPDFFVVPRGMEKLVEYIKIRYRNMPMYITENGYSQPPKPDVTIHDLLQDFKRIDYHKAYLAALLRSIRKGADVRGYMIWSLLDNFEWTSGYDIRFGLYYVDRGTLERIPKLSVQWFSSFLNNSSHPNITEHLSKQHIESKDVRNVGFDFI, from the exons ATGTCTGCCATCACTAATCATTggaacaaaatgaaaatgctGCAGAGGCAGCTAAGAGCTGTATTGATACTGTTTTGCTGTGTTCAATTTCATGTCCAAAGTTGTGATGAAATTGAAGATGTAATCAGCAGATCTCAATTTCCAGAAGGGTTCCTTTTCGGAACAGGCACTTCCTCTTACCAG ATTGAAGGAGCGTATTTTGAAGATGGAAAGGGTTTAAGCAATTGGGATGCTTTTAGTCATACACCAG gaaagataaaaaaggatgAAAATGGTGACATTGCAGATGATCATTATCATCGCTATTTG GAAGACATTGAGTTGATGTCGTCTCTTGGGGTAAATGTATATCGATTTTCTATCTCATGGGCGAGGATTCTACCaa GAGGGATATATGGGGACATAAATCCAAGTGGGATAATGTTCTACAACAAGATTATAGACAATCTGCTGCTTAGAG GGATTGAGCCATTTGTGACAATTCATCATTATGACTTGCCACAAGAACTGGAAGAAAGATATGGTGGTTGGATTAGTCCCCTGATACA GAGTGATTTTGTCCATTTTGCTGAAATTTGTTTCAAGAGCTTTGGAGACAGGGTAAAGTACTGGACTACCATCAATGAACCAAACCTGTTTGCAGATTTTGGCTATATGGAAGGAACATATGCCCCTGGTCACTGTTCCCCACCTTTTGGAAATTGTAATACCGGGAACTCTGATGTtgagcctctcattgtcatgcaCAATATGTTACTGTCACATGCCAAGGCTGTTGAATTATACCGCAAGCACTTTCAG GCAAAGCAAGGGGGAACCATTGGCATTGTTGCATTTTCCTTCATGTATGACCCACTTAGAGATGAAGAATGTGATAGGCAAGCAGtgagtaggggcttggcttttGACATAGCCTG GGTCTTAGATCCCTTAGTTTTTGGTGAATACCCACCCGAGATGCGCTCTATCCTTGGGAGTAAGATGCCAGTGTTCTCTCCTGTGGAGAAGAGTCTCATAAAAGGAAGCCTAGACTTCATTGGCATCAATCACTATGGAACTCTCTATGCCAAGGACTGCTCCCTCTCTACTTGTTCTCTTGGAGCAGATCATCCAATAGCAGGTTTTCTAGAAAGAACTGCAACAAGAGATGGCATTCCAATTGGTGATCCG ACAGGAGTACCAGATTTCTTTGTGGTTCCAAGGGGTATGGAGAAGCTTGTAGAGTACATTAAAATAAGATATCGTAATATGCCCATGTATATTACAGAAAATG GATATTCTCAACCGCCTAAGCCGGATGTGACAATACATGATTTACTACAAGATTTCAAACGAATAGATTATCATAAAGCCTACCTTGCAGCTCTGCTCAGATCCATAAG GAAAGGTGCGGATGTAAGAGGATATATGATATGGTCATTGTTGGACAACTTTGAATGGACAAGTGGCTATGACATAAGATTTGGGCTATATTATGTGGACAGAGGCACTCTTGAACGAATTCCTAAACTTTCTGTTCAATGGTTTTCTAGTTTCCTCAACAACAGTAGCCACCCCAACATAACAGAACACTTGAGCAAGCAACATATTGAAAGCAAAGATGTGAGAAATGttggttttgattttatttga
- the LOC100814004 gene encoding beta-glucosidase 18 isoform X1: MSAITNHWNKMKMLQRQLRAVLILFCCVQFHVQSCDEIEDVISRSQFPEGFLFGTGTSSYQIEGAYFEDGKGLSNWDAFSHTPGKIKKDENGDIADDHYHRYLEDIELMSSLGVNVYRFSISWARILPRGIYGDINPSGIMFYNKIIDNLLLRGIEPFVTIHHYDLPQELEERYGGWISPLIQSDFVHFAEICFKSFGDRVKYWTTINEPNLFADFGYMEGTYAPGHCSPPFGNCNTGNSDVEPLIVMHNMLLSHAKAVELYRKHFQAKQGGTIGIVAFSFMYDPLRDEECDRQAVSRGLAFDIAWVLDPLVFGEYPPEMRSILGSKMPVFSPVEKSLIKGSLDFIGINHYGTLYAKDCSLSTCSLGADHPIAGFLERTATRDGIPIGDPTGVPDFFVVPRGMEKLVEYIKIRYRNMPMYITENGYSQPPKPDVTIHDLLQDFKRIDYHKAYLAALLRSIRKGADVRGYMIWSLLDNFEWTSGYDIRFGLYYVDRGTLERIPKLSVQWFSSFLNNSSHPNITEHLSKQHIESKDLSWI; the protein is encoded by the exons ATGTCTGCCATCACTAATCATTggaacaaaatgaaaatgctGCAGAGGCAGCTAAGAGCTGTATTGATACTGTTTTGCTGTGTTCAATTTCATGTCCAAAGTTGTGATGAAATTGAAGATGTAATCAGCAGATCTCAATTTCCAGAAGGGTTCCTTTTCGGAACAGGCACTTCCTCTTACCAG ATTGAAGGAGCGTATTTTGAAGATGGAAAGGGTTTAAGCAATTGGGATGCTTTTAGTCATACACCAG gaaagataaaaaaggatgAAAATGGTGACATTGCAGATGATCATTATCATCGCTATTTG GAAGACATTGAGTTGATGTCGTCTCTTGGGGTAAATGTATATCGATTTTCTATCTCATGGGCGAGGATTCTACCaa GAGGGATATATGGGGACATAAATCCAAGTGGGATAATGTTCTACAACAAGATTATAGACAATCTGCTGCTTAGAG GGATTGAGCCATTTGTGACAATTCATCATTATGACTTGCCACAAGAACTGGAAGAAAGATATGGTGGTTGGATTAGTCCCCTGATACA GAGTGATTTTGTCCATTTTGCTGAAATTTGTTTCAAGAGCTTTGGAGACAGGGTAAAGTACTGGACTACCATCAATGAACCAAACCTGTTTGCAGATTTTGGCTATATGGAAGGAACATATGCCCCTGGTCACTGTTCCCCACCTTTTGGAAATTGTAATACCGGGAACTCTGATGTtgagcctctcattgtcatgcaCAATATGTTACTGTCACATGCCAAGGCTGTTGAATTATACCGCAAGCACTTTCAG GCAAAGCAAGGGGGAACCATTGGCATTGTTGCATTTTCCTTCATGTATGACCCACTTAGAGATGAAGAATGTGATAGGCAAGCAGtgagtaggggcttggcttttGACATAGCCTG GGTCTTAGATCCCTTAGTTTTTGGTGAATACCCACCCGAGATGCGCTCTATCCTTGGGAGTAAGATGCCAGTGTTCTCTCCTGTGGAGAAGAGTCTCATAAAAGGAAGCCTAGACTTCATTGGCATCAATCACTATGGAACTCTCTATGCCAAGGACTGCTCCCTCTCTACTTGTTCTCTTGGAGCAGATCATCCAATAGCAGGTTTTCTAGAAAGAACTGCAACAAGAGATGGCATTCCAATTGGTGATCCG ACAGGAGTACCAGATTTCTTTGTGGTTCCAAGGGGTATGGAGAAGCTTGTAGAGTACATTAAAATAAGATATCGTAATATGCCCATGTATATTACAGAAAATG GATATTCTCAACCGCCTAAGCCGGATGTGACAATACATGATTTACTACAAGATTTCAAACGAATAGATTATCATAAAGCCTACCTTGCAGCTCTGCTCAGATCCATAAG GAAAGGTGCGGATGTAAGAGGATATATGATATGGTCATTGTTGGACAACTTTGAATGGACAAGTGGCTATGACATAAGATTTGGGCTATATTATGTGGACAGAGGCACTCTTGAACGAATTCCTAAACTTTCTGTTCAATGGTTTTCTAGTTTCCTCAACAACAGTAGCCACCCCAACATAACAGAACACTTGAGCAAGCAACATATTGAAAGCAAAGAT
- the LOC100781571 gene encoding plant intracellular Ras-group-related LRR protein 6 isoform X1, with the protein MDRILKAARASGSLNLSNRSLTEIPDEVYRNLEGLGGDDKWWEAAELQKLILAHNSIASLKEDLRNLPFLSVLNLSHNSLSQLPAAIGELPQLKMLDVSFNSIVKIPEEIGSAVSLVKLDCSNNRLTELPSSLGRCLELSDLKGSNNLITNLPEDLANCSKLSKLDMEGNRLTVMSENLISSWTMLTEFNSSKNLLNGIPTSIGGLSRLIRLDLHQNRISAIPSSIIGCHSLTELYLGNNNISTLPVEIGALSRLGTLDLHSNQLKDYPVEACKLSLLVLDLSNNSLSGLPPEMGKMTTLRKLLLSGNPMRTLRSSLVSGPTPALLKFLRSRLSEDEDSEAVTTTKEVITMATRLSISSKELSMEELGLSAVPSEVWESGEVIKLNLSRNSIQELPVELSSCVSLQTLILSKNQIKDWPGSILKSLSSLSCLKLDNNPLRQIPSDGFEMVPKLQILDLSGNAASLLDGPAFSSLPYLQELYLRRMRLSEVPSDIVGLHQLRILDLSQNSLQSIPVGLKALTSLQELDLSNNNIAVLPPELGLLEPSLQALRLDGNPLRSIRRTVLDKGTKAVLQYLKDKLPEQ; encoded by the exons ATGGATCGAATCCTGAAAGCGGCGAGAGCCTCTGGTTCTCTCAACCTCTCCAATCGCTCCCTCAC AGAAATTCCCGACGAGGTTTACCGGAATCTGGAGGGGCTCGGCGGCGACGACAAGTGGTGGGAG GCTGCGGAGCTTCAGAAGCTTATTCTGGCTCACAATAGCATTGCATCGTTGAAGGAAGATCTGAGGAATTTGCCTTTTCTTTCTGTGTTGAATCTTAGCCACAACTCTCTTTCTCAGCTTCCAGCTGCTATTGGAGA GCTGCCTCAGTTGAAGATGTTGGATGTTTCGTTCAATTCGATAGTTAAGATACCAGAAGAGATTGGATCGGCTGTGTCACTTGTGAA gcTTGATTGTTCAAATAATCGGCTCACGGAACTTCCTAGCTCGCTTGGCAGATGCTTAGAATTGTCGGACTTAAAG GGATCAAACAATCTTATTACAAACTTGCCAGAAGATTTAGCAAATTGTTCCAAATTGTCTAAGCTAGATATGGAG GGAAACAGGCTAACAGTGATGTCTGAAAATCTCATTTCATCATGGACCATGCTTACTGAATTCAATTCAT CAAAAAATTTGCTGAATGGGATTCCAACCAGCATTGGAGGTCTTTCACGTCTAATCCGTCTTGACCTTCATCAAAACA GAATATCAGCAATCCCTTCATCAATCATCGGTTGTCATTCACTTACAGAGCTTTATTTGGG GAATAACAATATTTCTACATTACCGGTGGAAATAGGGGCCCTTTCTCGCCTTGGGACTTTAGATCTTCACTCTAACCAG CTGAAGGACTATCCAGTAGAGGCATGCAAATTGAGTCTTTTAGTCTTGGATCTTTCTAATAATTCATTGAGTGGGTTACCCCCTGAAATGG GCAAGATGACTACATTGAGGAAACTTTTGCTTAGTGGAAATCCTATGAGAACTCTTCGAAG CTCGTTAGTATCTGGACCTACACCAGCATTACTGAAATTTCTCCGAAGCAGACTTTCTGAAGATGAAG ATTCTGAAGCAGTAACCACAACAAAAGAGGTGATCACAATGGCTACCCGATTGTCTATCTCTTCAAAG GAACTTTCGATGGAAGAGCTGGGGTTGAGTGCTGTCCCATCAGAAGTATGGGAATCAGGGGAGGTCATAAAACTTAATCTATCCAGAAACTCCATCCAGGAGTTGCCTGTTGAGCTTTCTTCTTGTGTTTCCCTCCAG ACATTGATTTTAtctaagaatcaaattaaagatTGGCCAGGTTCAATTCTTAAATCACTTTCGAGCCTTTCATGTTTGAAGCTGGATAACAATCCCCTCAGACAG ATACCTTCAGATGGCTTTGAAATGGTGCCTAAGCTTCAGATCCTGGATCTAAGTGGTAATGCAGCTTCATTACTAGATGGTCCTGCATTTTCTAGTTTGCCATACCTGCAAGAGCTTTACCTAAG GAGAATGAGGCTCAGTGAAGTCCCATCAGATATAGTGGGGCTGCATCAGCTACGGATCCTTGACTTGAGTCAGAATTCCCTTCAATCAATTCCAGTG GGGCTAAAAGCTCTCACTTCTCTCCAGGAACTTGACCTATCTAATAACAACATTGCAGTCCTTCCGCCCGAGCTG GGTTTGCTGGAACCAAGCCTACAGGCACTGAGACTTGATGGGAATCCTCTCAGAAG CATTCGAAGAACTGTGTTGGATAAAGGAACTAAAGCTGTTCTGCAATATTTGAAGGACAAATTGCCAGAGCAAtag
- the LOC100781571 gene encoding plant intracellular Ras-group-related LRR protein 6 isoform X2 — protein sequence MDRILKAARASGSLNLSNRSLTEIPDEVYRNLEGLGGDDKWWEAAELQKLILAHNSIASLKEDLRNLPFLSVLNLSHNSLSQLPAAIGELPQLKMLDVSFNSIVKIPEEIGSAVSLVKLDCSNNRLTELPSSLGRCLELSDLKGSNNLITNLPEDLANCSKLSKLDMEGNRLTVMSENLISSWTMLTEFNSSKNLLNGIPTSIGGLSRLIRLDLHQNRISAIPSSIIGCHSLTELYLGNNNISTLPVEIGALSRLGTLDLHSNQLKDYPVEACKLSLLVLDLSNNSLSGLPPEMGKMTTLRKLLLSGNPMRTLRSSLVSGPTPALLKFLRSRLSEDEDSEAVTTTKEVITMATRLSISSKELSMEELGLSAVPSEVWESGEVIKLNLSRNSIQELPVELSSCVSLQTLILSKNQIKDWPGSILKSLSSLSCLKLDNNPLRQIPSDGFEMVPKLQILDLSGNAASLLDGPAFSSLPYLQELYLRRMRLSEVPSDIVGLHQLRILDLSQNSLQSIPVELDLSNNNIAVLPPELGLLEPSLQALRLDGNPLRSIRRTVLDKGTKAVLQYLKDKLPEQ from the exons ATGGATCGAATCCTGAAAGCGGCGAGAGCCTCTGGTTCTCTCAACCTCTCCAATCGCTCCCTCAC AGAAATTCCCGACGAGGTTTACCGGAATCTGGAGGGGCTCGGCGGCGACGACAAGTGGTGGGAG GCTGCGGAGCTTCAGAAGCTTATTCTGGCTCACAATAGCATTGCATCGTTGAAGGAAGATCTGAGGAATTTGCCTTTTCTTTCTGTGTTGAATCTTAGCCACAACTCTCTTTCTCAGCTTCCAGCTGCTATTGGAGA GCTGCCTCAGTTGAAGATGTTGGATGTTTCGTTCAATTCGATAGTTAAGATACCAGAAGAGATTGGATCGGCTGTGTCACTTGTGAA gcTTGATTGTTCAAATAATCGGCTCACGGAACTTCCTAGCTCGCTTGGCAGATGCTTAGAATTGTCGGACTTAAAG GGATCAAACAATCTTATTACAAACTTGCCAGAAGATTTAGCAAATTGTTCCAAATTGTCTAAGCTAGATATGGAG GGAAACAGGCTAACAGTGATGTCTGAAAATCTCATTTCATCATGGACCATGCTTACTGAATTCAATTCAT CAAAAAATTTGCTGAATGGGATTCCAACCAGCATTGGAGGTCTTTCACGTCTAATCCGTCTTGACCTTCATCAAAACA GAATATCAGCAATCCCTTCATCAATCATCGGTTGTCATTCACTTACAGAGCTTTATTTGGG GAATAACAATATTTCTACATTACCGGTGGAAATAGGGGCCCTTTCTCGCCTTGGGACTTTAGATCTTCACTCTAACCAG CTGAAGGACTATCCAGTAGAGGCATGCAAATTGAGTCTTTTAGTCTTGGATCTTTCTAATAATTCATTGAGTGGGTTACCCCCTGAAATGG GCAAGATGACTACATTGAGGAAACTTTTGCTTAGTGGAAATCCTATGAGAACTCTTCGAAG CTCGTTAGTATCTGGACCTACACCAGCATTACTGAAATTTCTCCGAAGCAGACTTTCTGAAGATGAAG ATTCTGAAGCAGTAACCACAACAAAAGAGGTGATCACAATGGCTACCCGATTGTCTATCTCTTCAAAG GAACTTTCGATGGAAGAGCTGGGGTTGAGTGCTGTCCCATCAGAAGTATGGGAATCAGGGGAGGTCATAAAACTTAATCTATCCAGAAACTCCATCCAGGAGTTGCCTGTTGAGCTTTCTTCTTGTGTTTCCCTCCAG ACATTGATTTTAtctaagaatcaaattaaagatTGGCCAGGTTCAATTCTTAAATCACTTTCGAGCCTTTCATGTTTGAAGCTGGATAACAATCCCCTCAGACAG ATACCTTCAGATGGCTTTGAAATGGTGCCTAAGCTTCAGATCCTGGATCTAAGTGGTAATGCAGCTTCATTACTAGATGGTCCTGCATTTTCTAGTTTGCCATACCTGCAAGAGCTTTACCTAAG GAGAATGAGGCTCAGTGAAGTCCCATCAGATATAGTGGGGCTGCATCAGCTACGGATCCTTGACTTGAGTCAGAATTCCCTTCAATCAATTCCAGTG GAACTTGACCTATCTAATAACAACATTGCAGTCCTTCCGCCCGAGCTG GGTTTGCTGGAACCAAGCCTACAGGCACTGAGACTTGATGGGAATCCTCTCAGAAG CATTCGAAGAACTGTGTTGGATAAAGGAACTAAAGCTGTTCTGCAATATTTGAAGGACAAATTGCCAGAGCAAtag